The sequence GGAATGCTAACTGCTGGACTTGTGTCTGCAGTGCTAGGGACAAAACTTCCAGGAGAAGGAAGTATTTACATGGGGCAAGACTTAACTTTTACAGCTCCAGTATATTTTGGTGATACTATTACAGCAACAGCTGAAATAATTGAATTAATACCAGAAAAAAATAGGGTAATATTATCAACAATTTGTACAAATCAAGATGGAAAAGTAGTATTAAAAGGTCAAGCAAAAATAATGAAAAAGTAAACTTTATGTAGGAGGATTAAAAGAATGGAATT comes from Fusobacterium necrogenes and encodes:
- a CDS encoding MaoC family dehydratase, with amino-acid sequence MRFEDLKVGMKAEVSKTITETDVILYAGITLDVNPAHLNEEHAKNTMFKHRIAHGMLTAGLVSAVLGTKLPGEGSIYMGQDLTFTAPVYFGDTITATAEIIELIPEKNRVILSTICTNQDGKVVLKGQAKIMKK